In Acanthopagrus latus isolate v.2019 chromosome 17, fAcaLat1.1, whole genome shotgun sequence, the following are encoded in one genomic region:
- the LOC119005844 gene encoding phospholipase A2 inhibitor and Ly6/PLAUR domain-containing protein-like: MRLLTLIFGIVLLPEAYTLKCLRCLPDASRACITTEWTCHSRNALCATRRISSFAGDAKMSDVHLKTCVLQDECSEGSVNFGISRIVVTSHCCTSNLCNAGNAPEAERHDTNGHKCYHCDGERCSLTLTCAGNEDHCITKTVNVGGKIKITKGCASRQMCSATENAQIKAAIGGEMTCCRGDFCNGASITNAGLLLLVTPLVSLLMFS; the protein is encoded by the exons ATGCGTCTCCTCACTCTGATCTTTGGGATTGTGCTTCTTCCTGAAG cttACACCCTGAAATGCCTGAGGTGTCTTCCGGACGCCTCGCGAGCCTGCATCACTACAGAATGGACCTGCCATTCACGAAATGCTCTGTGTGCTACACGGAGAATCTCTTCTTTTGCAG gtgatgcAAAAATGTCTGATGTCCACCTGAAGACCTGCGTTCTGCAAGATGAGTGCTCCGAGGGCTCAGTCAACTTTGGAATTTCCAGGATTGTAGTTACCAGCCACTGTTGCACCAGCAATCTATGCAACGCTGGGAATGCCCCTG AGGCTGAGAGACACGACACCAATGGTCACAAGTGCTACCACTGCGATGGCGAAAGGTGCTCCCTAACCCTTACCTGCGCAGGGAATGAGGACCACTGCATCACAAAAACAG TGAATGTCGGAGGTAAAATCAAGATCACGAAGGGCTGCGCCTCCAGGCAGATGTGCTCAGCCACGGAAAATGCACAGATAAAAGCAGCCATCGGTGGAGAAATGACCTGCTGCCGGGGAGACTTCTGCAATGGCGCCAGCATCACAAATGCTGGCCTTCTGCTCCTGGTGACTCCGCTGGTATCTCTGCTCATGTTCTCTTAA
- the LOC119005810 gene encoding uncharacterized protein LOC119005810 isoform X1 gives MSGFIHCLLSFCILGYICYSSRAWHVEMPSNMKALLGSCLVIPCTYDYYQYPPHNPSRVVWYQYRDRGYPLVYDDWYPNDVIRKFRGRTFRVYVSDTKQCSLQIFPVHWSDHREKIYPWVDPENVGKSTYRFFDKTVTIQVVGRAEKPVITFTGNRKVGQTVTVMCTVYHTCRTFPPTLRLNIPTQGNKPTHYSRSDGTTETTLTATLNIKSDLQEVECTVSYTGGVTERASQTLKAECSFFPLTIQPTSQEFLEGQASKVTCTAEYTCPKHLPKFTWSYGGTTDSPQISRIGDAHWRAVSTLTLTTSANDNGRYLKCTAEFTGSQRQAVGIYLRVKRNMLSRGWSFNSPGSITGMRGSCIIIPCSFTYSTDRPTGLRVIWYLYQSSGYPPVFDASQSAAGEFRGITSLIGSVDGGNCSLKFERLDMSHNKDRLYPWVDKNPITSYHTVGHTFYDKTTQLIVSDHAQEPQLSMTEIPTVGEQSRVSCNVRHTCITAPPVLTLSGITGTDRTMDRLVSDGIWERKVERIWTVKEEDQSVKCTVRFHGGQEAASELRLHVECPHEAIKMVERPGNATEGVAQSVICSVSYKCKKNTPTIVWNYKDMQSSFDDKMISSDTYRAVSNLTFIGSLGDDGKSLTCTAKFYSGETSDSATIHVKQYERQAEEIDPHDTFHVLAADVPFRFTALTRSCVVIPCTFQYPEDTSHIRGMWSKKTGGIIFHKGQSRVLDHFKGRTKMLGNLRDGNCTLEIDNIKSFDNGPFCFHAERENDKYRFNNSCVFIVMRASPATPVMTPVPAEVDAGSTITVSCSVTYTCSSHPPEFSWSVSSLTSKVTDTSTEQGIWERNSTITFMVTGRDGVHTLTCTATFWRGKQQASSVKLSVKGSLMYQFRSSVPVTMPVSALVLIVIILAAVFGVVICRKRKRSDDSLRPPRPEKRRSLWDRLSRRYPESSERPPRPEKRRSIWSRFSRREEDGRIGWQNTRRSIWNRFSRRQDNTVNLSVGYVRHAENCHLQTSKPALPSPKENWKPPRPAKPKDGVYGNI, from the exons ATGTCTGGATTTATCCATTGTCTCCTGAGCTTCTGTATCCTAG GATACATTTGCTACAGTTCCAGGGCTTGGCATGTTGAGATGCCAAGCAATATGAAAGCATTGTTGGGCTCCTGCCTTGTCATCCCATGCACTTATGACTACTATCAGTATCCACCCCATAATCCATCTCGAGTGGTTTGGTACCAGTATCGTGATCGTGGTTATCCTTTGGTTTATGATGACTGGTACCCGAACGATGTCATTCGCAAATTTCGGGGAAGAACATTTAGAGTTTATGTTTCAGACACCAAGCAATGCAGTCTTCAAATCTTCCCAGTGCACTGGTCTGATCACAGAGAGAAGATTTACCCCTGGGTAGATCCAGAGAATGTTGGGAAAAGCACCTATCGATTCTTTGATAAGACTGTTACAATTCAAGTCGTTG gGCGGGCAGAGAAACCAGTTATTACATTCACTGGCAACAGGAAGGTTGGACAGACTGTAACAGTGATGTGCACTGTTTATCACACCTGTCGCACCTTTCCACCCACCCTGAGACTCAACATCCCCACGCAAGGCAACAAACCAACTCATTACTCAAGGTCCGATGGCACGACTGAAACGACTTTGACGGCCACATTGAACATAAAGAGTGACCTCCAAGAAGTGGAGTGCACCGTATCTTATACAGGCGGTGTCACTGAAAGGGCCTCTCAAACTTTAAAGGCAGAAT GCTCCTTTTTCCCATTGACCATCCAACCTACATCCCAAGAATTTCTTGAGGGCCAAGCAAGCAAAGTTACCTGCACTGCTGAGTACACATGCCCAAAACATCTGCCAAAATTCACCTGGAGCTATGGGGGCACGACAGACTCCCCTCAAATCAGCAGAATTGGGGATGCTCATTGGAGGGCTGTCTCCACACTGACATTGACAACATCAGCTAACGACAACGGAAGATATCTGAAATGCACTGCAGAATTCACTGGCAGCCAGAGGCAGGCAGTGGGCATCTACTTGCGTGTAAAGA ggaataTGCTCTCCCGCGGTTGGTCCTTCAATTCCCCTGGCAGCATCACAGGCATGAGAGGCTCATGTATCATCATTCCTTGCAGTTTCACCTACAGTACCGATCGTCCCACTGGCCTCCGAGTTATATGGTACTTGTACCAGAGCAGTGGGTACCCACCTGTATTTGACGCAAGCCAGAGTGCTGCTGGCGAATTCAGAGGCATAACCAGCTTGATTGGATCTGTGGATGGCGGGAATTGTAGTCTCAAGTTTGAGAGGCTGGACATGTCGCACAACAAGGACAGACTTTACCCCTGGGTAGACAAGAACCCTATTACCTCCTACCACACCGTGGGTCACACATTTTACGACAAAACCACTCAACTTATTGTTTCAG ACCATGCACAGGAACCGCAGCTTAGCATGACTGAGATTCCCACGGTGGGAGAGCAGAGCCGAGTGTCCTGCAATGTGCGCCATACATGTATCACCGCTCCCCCCGTCCTGACACTGAGTGGCATAACTGGGACAGACCGCACGATGGACCGTTTGGTATCTGATGGGATTTGGGAGAGGAAAGTGGAGCGAATCTGGACCGTCAAGGAGGAGGACCAGAGTGTGAAGTGTACCGTTCGCTTCCATGGTGGTCAGGAAGCCGCAAGTGAGCTCAGGCTGCATGTTGAAT GCCCTCATGAAGCAATCAAGATGGTTGAGAGGCCAGGAAATGCTACGGAGGGGGTAGCGCAGAGTGTAATTTGTTCCGTCTCCTACAAgtgcaagaaaaacacacccaccATTGTGTGGAACTACAAAGACATGCAGAGTTCATTTGACGACAAAATGATCTCCAGCGACACCTACCGCGCTGTGTCAAATCTTACCTTTATTGGCTCTCTTGGGGATGATGGTAAATCTTTGACCTGCACTGCTAAGTTTTACAGCGGCGAGACCTCAGACTCTGCAACCATTCATGTAAAAC AATATGAGAGACAAGCTGAAGAAATAGATCCTCACGACA CATTCCACGTTCTGGCTGCTGACGTCCCTTTCAGATTTACCGCCCTGACTCGCTCCTGTGTGGTGATTCCCTGCACCTTCCAATATCCGGAAGACACTTCTCACATACGTGGCATGTGGTCCAAGAAAACTGGAGGCATTATCTTCCATAAAGGCCAGAGCCGTGTGCTTGACCATTTCAAGGGCCGCACCAAAATGTTAGGAAATCTGAGGGATGGGAACTGCACTTTAGAGATTGACAACATCAAGTCCTTTGACAACGGACCCTTCTGTTtccatgcagagagagaaaatgacaagtACAGATTCAACAATAGCTGCGTATTTATTGTCATGAGAG CTTCCCCAGCAACACCAGTGATGACCCCGGTGCCAGCAGAAGTTGATGCTGGCTCAACGATTACTGTCTCGTGCTCTGTGACGTACACGTGTTCATCACATCCTCCCGAGTTCTCGTGGAGCGTCTCCAGCCTCACCAGTAAGGTCACGGATACCAGTACCGAACAGGGCATCTGGGAGAGGAACTCCACCATCACTTTCATGGTTACCGGAAGAGACGGGGTCCATACTCTAACCTGTACTGCCACCTTCTGGCGTGGGAAGCAGCAAGCCAGCTCAGTCAAGCTGAGTGTGAAGG GATCGCTGATGTACCAGTTCAGAAGCTCAGTCCCAGTAACCATGCCCGTCTCAGCTCTAGTCCTGATTGTGATCATCTTAGCTGCAGTGTTTGGAGTGGTCATCTGCCGGAAAAG aaAGCGCTCTGACGACTCACTGAGACCACCTCGACCGGAGAAAAG GAGATCATTATGGGACAGATTGTCCAG GAGATATCCCGAAAGCAGCGAGAGACCTCCGAGACCGGAAAAAAG GAGGTCCATCTGGAGTCGATTTTCCCG TAGGGAGGAGGATGGGCGCATCGGGTGGCAAAACACCAG GAGGTCGATCTGGAACAGATTCTCAAG ACGTCAAGACAACACTGTAAACCTCAGTGTTGGCTATGT GAGACACGCTGAAAACTGCCACCTTCAAACCTCCAAACCAGCCTTACCATCTCCAAAGGA AAACTGGAAACCTCCCCGCCCTGCCAAGCCTAAG GACGGCGTGTATGGCAACATTTGA
- the LOC119005810 gene encoding uncharacterized protein LOC119005810 isoform X2 → MSGFIHCLLSFCILGYICYSSRAWHVEMPSNMKALLGSCLVIPCTYDYYQYPPHNPSRVVWYQYRDRGYPLVYDDWYPNDVIRKFRGRTFRVYVSDTKQCSLQIFPVHWSDHREKIYPWVDPENVGKSTYRFFDKTVTIQVVGRAEKPVITFTGNRKVGQTVTVMCTVYHTCRTFPPTLRLNIPTQGNKPTHYSRSDGTTETTLTATLNIKSDLQEVECTVSYTGGVTERASQTLKAECSFFPLTIQPTSQEFLEGQASKVTCTAEYTCPKHLPKFTWSYGGTTDSPQISRIGDAHWRAVSTLTLTTSANDNGRYLKCTAEFTGSQRQAVGIYLRVKRNMLSRGWSFNSPGSITGMRGSCIIIPCSFTYSTDRPTGLRVIWYLYQSSGYPPVFDASQSAAGEFRGITSLIGSVDGGNCSLKFERLDMSHNKDRLYPWVDKNPITSYHTVGHTFYDKTTQLIVSDHAQEPQLSMTEIPTVGEQSRVSCNVRHTCITAPPVLTLSGITGTDRTMDRLVSDGIWERKVERIWTVKEEDQSVKCTVRFHGGQEAASELRLHVECPHEAIKMVERPGNATEGVAQSVICSVSYKCKKNTPTIVWNYKDMQSSFDDKMISSDTYRAVSNLTFIGSLGDDGKSLTCTAKFYSGETSDSATIHVKQYERQAEEIDPHDTFHVLAADVPFRFTALTRSCVVIPCTFQYPEDTSHIRGMWSKKTGGIIFHKGQSRVLDHFKGRTKMLGNLRDGNCTLEIDNIKSFDNGPFCFHAERENDKYRFNNSCVFIVMRASPATPVMTPVPAEVDAGSTITVSCSVTYTCSSHPPEFSWSVSSLTSKVTDTSTEQGIWERNSTITFMVTGRDGVHTLTCTATFWRGKQQASSVKLSVKGSLMYQFRSSVPVTMPVSALVLIVIILAAVFGVVICRKRKRSDDSLRPPRPEKRRSLWDRLSRRYPESSERPPRPEKRRSIWSRFSREEDGRIGWQNTRRSIWNRFSRRQDNTVNLSVGYVRHAENCHLQTSKPALPSPKENWKPPRPAKPKDGVYGNI, encoded by the exons ATGTCTGGATTTATCCATTGTCTCCTGAGCTTCTGTATCCTAG GATACATTTGCTACAGTTCCAGGGCTTGGCATGTTGAGATGCCAAGCAATATGAAAGCATTGTTGGGCTCCTGCCTTGTCATCCCATGCACTTATGACTACTATCAGTATCCACCCCATAATCCATCTCGAGTGGTTTGGTACCAGTATCGTGATCGTGGTTATCCTTTGGTTTATGATGACTGGTACCCGAACGATGTCATTCGCAAATTTCGGGGAAGAACATTTAGAGTTTATGTTTCAGACACCAAGCAATGCAGTCTTCAAATCTTCCCAGTGCACTGGTCTGATCACAGAGAGAAGATTTACCCCTGGGTAGATCCAGAGAATGTTGGGAAAAGCACCTATCGATTCTTTGATAAGACTGTTACAATTCAAGTCGTTG gGCGGGCAGAGAAACCAGTTATTACATTCACTGGCAACAGGAAGGTTGGACAGACTGTAACAGTGATGTGCACTGTTTATCACACCTGTCGCACCTTTCCACCCACCCTGAGACTCAACATCCCCACGCAAGGCAACAAACCAACTCATTACTCAAGGTCCGATGGCACGACTGAAACGACTTTGACGGCCACATTGAACATAAAGAGTGACCTCCAAGAAGTGGAGTGCACCGTATCTTATACAGGCGGTGTCACTGAAAGGGCCTCTCAAACTTTAAAGGCAGAAT GCTCCTTTTTCCCATTGACCATCCAACCTACATCCCAAGAATTTCTTGAGGGCCAAGCAAGCAAAGTTACCTGCACTGCTGAGTACACATGCCCAAAACATCTGCCAAAATTCACCTGGAGCTATGGGGGCACGACAGACTCCCCTCAAATCAGCAGAATTGGGGATGCTCATTGGAGGGCTGTCTCCACACTGACATTGACAACATCAGCTAACGACAACGGAAGATATCTGAAATGCACTGCAGAATTCACTGGCAGCCAGAGGCAGGCAGTGGGCATCTACTTGCGTGTAAAGA ggaataTGCTCTCCCGCGGTTGGTCCTTCAATTCCCCTGGCAGCATCACAGGCATGAGAGGCTCATGTATCATCATTCCTTGCAGTTTCACCTACAGTACCGATCGTCCCACTGGCCTCCGAGTTATATGGTACTTGTACCAGAGCAGTGGGTACCCACCTGTATTTGACGCAAGCCAGAGTGCTGCTGGCGAATTCAGAGGCATAACCAGCTTGATTGGATCTGTGGATGGCGGGAATTGTAGTCTCAAGTTTGAGAGGCTGGACATGTCGCACAACAAGGACAGACTTTACCCCTGGGTAGACAAGAACCCTATTACCTCCTACCACACCGTGGGTCACACATTTTACGACAAAACCACTCAACTTATTGTTTCAG ACCATGCACAGGAACCGCAGCTTAGCATGACTGAGATTCCCACGGTGGGAGAGCAGAGCCGAGTGTCCTGCAATGTGCGCCATACATGTATCACCGCTCCCCCCGTCCTGACACTGAGTGGCATAACTGGGACAGACCGCACGATGGACCGTTTGGTATCTGATGGGATTTGGGAGAGGAAAGTGGAGCGAATCTGGACCGTCAAGGAGGAGGACCAGAGTGTGAAGTGTACCGTTCGCTTCCATGGTGGTCAGGAAGCCGCAAGTGAGCTCAGGCTGCATGTTGAAT GCCCTCATGAAGCAATCAAGATGGTTGAGAGGCCAGGAAATGCTACGGAGGGGGTAGCGCAGAGTGTAATTTGTTCCGTCTCCTACAAgtgcaagaaaaacacacccaccATTGTGTGGAACTACAAAGACATGCAGAGTTCATTTGACGACAAAATGATCTCCAGCGACACCTACCGCGCTGTGTCAAATCTTACCTTTATTGGCTCTCTTGGGGATGATGGTAAATCTTTGACCTGCACTGCTAAGTTTTACAGCGGCGAGACCTCAGACTCTGCAACCATTCATGTAAAAC AATATGAGAGACAAGCTGAAGAAATAGATCCTCACGACA CATTCCACGTTCTGGCTGCTGACGTCCCTTTCAGATTTACCGCCCTGACTCGCTCCTGTGTGGTGATTCCCTGCACCTTCCAATATCCGGAAGACACTTCTCACATACGTGGCATGTGGTCCAAGAAAACTGGAGGCATTATCTTCCATAAAGGCCAGAGCCGTGTGCTTGACCATTTCAAGGGCCGCACCAAAATGTTAGGAAATCTGAGGGATGGGAACTGCACTTTAGAGATTGACAACATCAAGTCCTTTGACAACGGACCCTTCTGTTtccatgcagagagagaaaatgacaagtACAGATTCAACAATAGCTGCGTATTTATTGTCATGAGAG CTTCCCCAGCAACACCAGTGATGACCCCGGTGCCAGCAGAAGTTGATGCTGGCTCAACGATTACTGTCTCGTGCTCTGTGACGTACACGTGTTCATCACATCCTCCCGAGTTCTCGTGGAGCGTCTCCAGCCTCACCAGTAAGGTCACGGATACCAGTACCGAACAGGGCATCTGGGAGAGGAACTCCACCATCACTTTCATGGTTACCGGAAGAGACGGGGTCCATACTCTAACCTGTACTGCCACCTTCTGGCGTGGGAAGCAGCAAGCCAGCTCAGTCAAGCTGAGTGTGAAGG GATCGCTGATGTACCAGTTCAGAAGCTCAGTCCCAGTAACCATGCCCGTCTCAGCTCTAGTCCTGATTGTGATCATCTTAGCTGCAGTGTTTGGAGTGGTCATCTGCCGGAAAAG aaAGCGCTCTGACGACTCACTGAGACCACCTCGACCGGAGAAAAG GAGATCATTATGGGACAGATTGTCCAG GAGATATCCCGAAAGCAGCGAGAGACCTCCGAGACCGGAAAAAAG GAGGTCCATCTGGAGTCGATTTTCCCG GGAGGAGGATGGGCGCATCGGGTGGCAAAACACCAG GAGGTCGATCTGGAACAGATTCTCAAG ACGTCAAGACAACACTGTAAACCTCAGTGTTGGCTATGT GAGACACGCTGAAAACTGCCACCTTCAAACCTCCAAACCAGCCTTACCATCTCCAAAGGA AAACTGGAAACCTCCCCGCCCTGCCAAGCCTAAG GACGGCGTGTATGGCAACATTTGA